In the genome of Candidatus Pristimantibacillus lignocellulolyticus, the window CTATACTCATGATATACATTACATTCGGCTATTATTCATTACAATCTTTTTTAAGAGACATAATAAGCTTTTATATCGTTAGTTTTGTAGCAGCAGGAGGGATGATGGCACTATATTTTCTACTAATGAGAAGCTCTCAAGAAGTATGGGCAAATGTACTATTTATTGGTGGGACGGTTACAACTAAGCTACATATTGGGATTTTTTATTTGTTTGCTAGTTTTGCAATTGCACTTTTTATGTTTTCAAGCTTTGTAAGAAGTAAAAAGAAACATCAACTGATGCAATCTCATCTTGCTGAAGTAGAGGTAGATATCGAAGGTCAAATGTTTACATGCACTGGGCTAATTGATACAGGAAATCAATTATATGACCCACTTACAAAACACCCAGTTATGATTATCGAAGTATCAAAATTGGAAGATGCGTTACCCGCTAAATTTTTGAAAGCTTTAAAGCAAGGAGAAACGAATGATGCGTTAATGTTGTTGTCTACCGAACAACTTCAATTTCAATGGCAAGATCGAATTAGAATAATCCCCTTTCGGGGTGTGAATAAGGGTTCACAATTTCTATTAGCAATTAAGCCTGATTGTGTCAAAGTCAATCATGACGGCAAGAGCTTTGAAAGTATCAAAGTACTCATCGGTTTTGATGGAGGTCAGTTGAGTGGGGATGGGTCGTATCAGGCTATCATCCACCCCTCAATGGTCAGTGGGGGCGGGCTTTGATAACGATGACTGGTCTTCGTAGGTTATTCGACATCGAATATGAAGCGCTACTTGGGAAGTCCGGTACGCATGTACCTAATACGTACATTTGCGTTTCCTCCTTCCACAAATAGCACTCCATCTTCTTGGTTCTGAAAGCCCGCCTGCGGGACAGAGAGCAACGCAGGTAGGTTAATAATTAT includes:
- the spoIIGA gene encoding sigma-E processing peptidase SpoIIGA, which encodes MKVYLDVLLLRELLVDGVLLLTTGWIRGYKPKAWRVLLAGSVGALYTMAMVFPSLSSLYHVSIKLFVSILMIYITFGYYSLQSFLRDIISFYIVSFVAAGGMMALYFLLMRSSQEVWANVLFIGGTVTTKLHIGIFYLFASFAIALFMFSSFVRSKKKHQLMQSHLAEVEVDIEGQMFTCTGLIDTGNQLYDPLTKHPVMIIEVSKLEDALPAKFLKALKQGETNDALMLLSTEQLQFQWQDRIRIIPFRGVNKGSQFLLAIKPDCVKVNHDGKSFESIKVLIGFDGGQLSGDGSYQAIIHPSMVSGGGL